The Apteryx mantelli isolate bAptMan1 chromosome Z, bAptMan1.hap1, whole genome shotgun sequence genome has a segment encoding these proteins:
- the LIFR gene encoding leukemia inhibitory factor receptor, with amino-acid sequence MWKNSSLCCVLALAILCLTSLICSQEIGSPGEPQNLKCIMHNLHKMICTWDVSSKGRYGQTDFCYTTSHLPPPVCIKTREKRVEIPVSESSITVSITTNSIYGAAFGTKKFAIHKKDISFVPLTPHILSLTPDFSTSTLNLKWSDNGSVFPYGLDAFWQIEILRKETMEKVTQVTYHSKLTHENTILSWNWTSDMPLECTSHYAKIRCYINVTDFVGHKDWSDWSPVEKVLGKDTEPNGSGVFPQDTVVAVGSDVTICCVHAEDQQIKRMTYGPEIYPLIHLSSRSSAIRVINASASDTSGTNVVCTLSQDEMDGTVLFVGYAPDTPQNLSCETSNFLIIKCTWKPGRPSGLYGKRRTKYSLLERISGKNVSCEVNEMNRERVCGFPVLADQKTYSFTLGVSNPIGQTESSLLVDLTQRVHPKTPEKLTVSGNSSTNVHLHWYINGSFTEIRLLCQIEISSGHSEQKLHNVSMPGGKFSTYTAQLNALHPYTKYQFRVRCSAADHFWRWSDWSRVEEHTTLEAPPARGPDVWRERSPSGSSLKIFWKPLTLSEANGKIVSHEVSCYLLDTLLEYKEVTEPSNSTEIKLGKNDCVISVVAKNHAGSSPPSKITSVELPSDNVKTERAVALGNGIYISWSSYPNVTCGYIVKWCRSSGSEPCSVDWQKFPSNTTDAVIKSALFRPGVRYNFLLYGCKSSGYQLLKNITGYMKELPPKRAPNFTVEETSSDSILVKWEDIPVEDCQGFLEGYRLSFAKGEKDALKPRLSESGNPELKVKNITDLTKKSLRILDLQGKTSYQLDLQAYTAGGVSPPNSLYVVTKEDSVGLIIAILIPVAVVVLLGVVASIFCYRKREWIKDTFYPEIPNPENSKALQFQKNICEGNKTLKTLEMNPCTPNSVEVVETQSAAPKIEDTEMMSPAADTTVPEDGSDSENENHVVVSYCPPIIEEEISNPSMDEPVGSSQVVYIDIQSMYQPQIKAEEEPEIDLVTTAGYKPQMQLPISALKIESRSATEEESDKTAGYRPQANTNAWNMDTPDSPGSVESTNENASFGSPCSINSRQFLIPPKDDEDSPKPTNTGWSFTHFFQNKPND; translated from the exons ATGTGGAAGAATTCAAGCCTTTGCTGTGTTTTAGCACTAGCTATTTTATGTTTAACAAGCTTAATATGTAGTCAAGAGATAG GTTCTCCAGGGGAACCACAGAATTTGAAATGTATAATGCACAATTTACACAAAATGATATGTACTTGGGATGTCTCTTCCAAAGGAAGATATGGACAAACTGATTTTTGTTACACCACCAG tcACCTCCCCCCTCCAGTGTGTATTAAAACTAGGGAGAAAAGAGTAGAGATTCCAGTCTCGGAGAGCTCCATCACCGTGTcaataaccacaaacagcatttaTGGAGCTGCTTTTGGCACCAAAAAATTTGCAATTCACAAGAAAGACATCT CATTTGTTCCACTCACTCCACACATTCTTAGTTTAACCCCTGACTTCTCAACTTCCACATTAAATCTGAAGTGGAGTGATAATGGATCAGTCTTCCCATATGGATTGGATGCTTTTTGGCAGATTGAGATACTCCGTAAAGAAACAATGGAAAAAGTAACACAA GTAACTTACCATTCAAAACTGACACATGAAAACACCATTCTTTCTTGGAACTGGACATCAGACATGCCTTTGGAGTGTACATCGCACTATGCAAAGATTCGCTGTTACATTAATGTCACGGACTTTGTTGGCCACAAGGACTGGAGTGACTGGAGCCCAGTAGAAAAGGTTCTTG GAAAAGATACCGAGCCCAATGGGAGTGGGGTTTTTCCTCAGGACACTGTGGTGGCAGTAGGTTCAGATGTGACGATTTGTTGTGTCCATGCAGAAGATCAACAGATAAAACGGATGACTTATGGACCAGAAATATATCCACTAATACATCTGAGCAGTCGGAGCAGTGCAATCAGGGTGATAAATGCCAGTGCTTCAGATACCAGTGGGACAAATGTAGTATGTACATTGTCCCAAGATGAGATGGATGGAACTGTCTTGTTTGTTGGAT ATGCCCCTGATACTCCCCAAAACCTCAGCTGTGAAACATCCAACTTTCTGATAATAAAATGTACCTGGAAACCAGGCAGACCCAGTGGACTATATGGAAAACGAAGAACAAAGTACAGTTTATTAGAAAG AATATCTGGTAAAAACGTTTCATGTGAAGTAAATGAAATGAACAGAGAGCGTGTCTGTGGCTTCCCAGTGCTGGCTGATCAAAAAACCTACAGTTTCACGTTAGGCGTCTCCAATCCTATCGGGCAAACAGAGTCCTCGCTTTTGGTTGATTTAACTCAGAGAG ttCATCCAAAAACTCCAGAAAAATTAACTGTTTCTGGGAACAGTTCTACAAATGTCCATCTGCATTGGTATATAAATGGGAGCTTTACTGAGATCCGGCTTCTGTGTCAAATTGAAATTAGCAGCGGTCACTCTGAGCAAAAACTG CACAACGTCTCCATGCCTGGTGGAAAATTCTCAACTTACACAGCTCAGCTGAATGCATTGCACCCATATACCAAATACCAGTTCAGGGTGCGCTGTTCGGCTGCTGACCACTTCTGGAGATGGAGTGATTGGAGTAGGGTAGAGGAACACACAACGTTGGAAGCCC cTCCTGCAAGAGGACCAGATGTCTGGAGAGAGAGAAGTCCTTCTGGAAGTAGTCTAAAAATTTTCTGGAAG CCGTTGACCCTTTCTGAAGCCAATGGAAAAATAGTGTCTCATGAAGTGTCATGCTACCTGCTAGATACACTGCTGGAGTATAAAGAAGTCACTGAACCCTCAAACAGTACTGAGATAAAGCTTGGAAAAAATGATTGTGTAATTAGCGTTGTAGCCAAAAATCACGCAGGCTCGTCTCCTCCTTCGAAGATAACGAGCGTGGAACTGCCAAGTG ACAATGTCAAAACAGAGCGGGCCGTTGCGCTGGGGAATGGAATTTATATTTCTTGGAGTTCTTACCCTAACGTGACCTGTGGCTACATAGTAAAATGGTGTCGTTCATCTGGGTCTGAGCCCTGTAGTGTGGACTGGCAGAAATTTCCTTCAAATACAACAGATGCAGTGATAAAATCTG CACTGTTTAGACCTGGTGTGCGATACAACTTTTTACTATATGGCTGCAAATCCAGTGGATATCAGTTACTGAAGAACATAACTGGGTATATGAAAGAGCTGC CTCCAAAACGTGCACCAAATTTTACTGTAGAAGAAACATCTTCAGATTCGATATTGGTGAAATGGGAAGACATTCCTGTTGAGGATTGTCAGGGGTTTCTAGAGGGATATCGGCTTTCCTTTGCAAAAGGTGAAAAAGATGCTTTAAAGCCTAGGCTTTCAGAATCAG GGAATCCGGAACTTAAAGTTAAGAATATCACTGACTTAACAAAGAAGTCTTTGAGAATACTTGATCTTCAAGGCAAAACAAGCTACCAGCTGGACCTACAAGCCTACACTGCTGGTGGGGTGAGCCCTCCAAATAGCCTCTACGTGGTGACAAAGGAGGATT CTGTGGGATTAATCATTGCAATCCTCATCCCAGTGGCAGTGGTTGTTCTGCTTGGAGTAGTGGCCAGCATCTTTTGCTACAGAAAGAGAGAATG gaTTAAAGATACATTTTATCCTGAGATCCCAAATCCTGAGAACAGCAAGGCACTGCAGTTTCAGAAGAACATCTGTGAA GGGAATAAGACACTTAAAACACTGGAAATGAACCCCTGCACCCCCAATAGTGTTGAAGTGGTGGAAACACAGTCTGCAGCTCCCAAGATAGAGGACACAGAGATGATGTCCCCAGCCGCAGACACTACTGTGCCCGAGGATGGCTCCGACTCAGAAAATGAGAACCATGTAGTTGTGTCCTACTGCCCCCCTATCATCGAAGAGGAGATCTCAAATCCCTCTATGGATGAACCTGTGGGGTCATCTCAGGTGGTTTACATTGACATCCAGTCAATGTATCAGCCTCAAATTAAAGCAGAGGAGGAGCCAGAAATAGACTTAGTGACTACAGCAGGCTACAAGCCACAGATGCAGCTGCCTATCAGTGCTCTGAAAATAGAGTCTCGCTCAGCTACAGAGGAAGAATCAGATAAAACTGCAGGTTACAGACCTCAAGCAAACACAAATGCCTGGAACATGGACACTCCAGACTCGCCTGGATCAGTTGAAAGCACCAATGAAAATGCATCTTTTGGTAGCCCGTGCTCCATTAATTCCCGACAGTTTTTGATCCCCCCGAAGGATGATGAAGACTCTCCCAAACCCACTAACACAGGGTGGTCCTTTACACACTTTTTTCAGAACAAACCAAATGATTAA